The following coding sequences are from one Hippopotamus amphibius kiboko isolate mHipAmp2 chromosome 9, mHipAmp2.hap2, whole genome shotgun sequence window:
- the LOC130861147 gene encoding 60S ribosomal protein L31-like → MAPAKKGGEKKGRSAINKVVTREYTINIHKRIHGVGFKKRAPRALKEIRKFAMKEIGTPDVRIDTRLNKAVWAKGIRNVPYRIRVRLSRKRNEDEDSPNKLYTLVTYVPVTTFKNLQTVNVDEN, encoded by the coding sequence ATGGCTCCCGCAAAGAAGGGTGGCGAGAAGAAGGGCCGGTCCGCCATCAACAAGGTGGTAACCAGAGAATACACCATCAACATTCACAAGCGCATCCACGGAGTAGGTTTCAAGAAGCGTGCCCCTCGGGCACTCAAAGAAATCCGGAAATTTGCCATGAAGGAGATAGGAACTCCAGATGTGCGCATTGACACCAGGCTCAACAAAGCTGTCTGGGCCAAAGGAATAAGGAATGTCCCATACCGTATACGTGTGCGGTTGTCCAGAAAACGTAATGAAGATGAAGATTCACCAAACAAGCTCTATACGTTGGTTACCTATGTACCTGTCACCACTTTCAAAAATCTGCAGACAGTTAATGTGGATGAGAACTAA